From the Corythoichthys intestinalis isolate RoL2023-P3 chromosome 13, ASM3026506v1, whole genome shotgun sequence genome, one window contains:
- the LOC130928539 gene encoding uncharacterized protein LOC130928539 isoform X3 — MSVVSQAHRPEHLESARMEEAEDSPYIKKVEEKFVHIKEKQEEYLIRLQNPHIKEQQQPHPLKKEEEDPPYVKVEVVDIPKWTSEPLKGEDGRPSEASRGTEPLNGSNSSSKEGSRADNLLARPSNSDDFTSRSLFYLPLEQ; from the exons ATGTCAG TTGTCAGTCAAGCGCATCGTCCTGAACACCTGGAGTCTGCTCGCATGGAAGAAGCGGAAGACTCGCCATACATCAAGAAGGTGGAGGAAAAATTTGTCCACATTAAAGAGAAGCAGGAGGAGTACCTCATTAGACTGCAGAACCCCCACATTAAGGAACAGCAGCAACCTCATCCcctcaaaaaggaggaggaggacccACCATATGTTAAAGTTGAGGTGGTGGACATTCCCAAGTGGACTAGTGAGCCCTTAAAGGGTGAAGATGGACGTCCGAGTGAAGCCAGCAGAGGGACGGAGCCTCTGAATGGCAGCAACAGTAGTTCAAAAGAAGGATCCCGAGCAGACAACCTCCTCGCTCGACCATCAAATAGTGACGACTTCACATCACGCTCACTGTTCT
- the LOC130928539 gene encoding uncharacterized protein LOC130928539 isoform X2, which translates to MSVVSQAHRPEHLESARMEEAEDSPYIKKVEEKFVHIKEKQEEYLIRLQNPHIKEQQQPHPLKKEEEDPPYVKVEVVDIPKWTSEPLKGEDGRPSEASRGTEPLNGSNSSSKEGSRADNLLARPSNSDDFTSRSLFSLFAVLLIDNMG; encoded by the exons ATGTCAG TTGTCAGTCAAGCGCATCGTCCTGAACACCTGGAGTCTGCTCGCATGGAAGAAGCGGAAGACTCGCCATACATCAAGAAGGTGGAGGAAAAATTTGTCCACATTAAAGAGAAGCAGGAGGAGTACCTCATTAGACTGCAGAACCCCCACATTAAGGAACAGCAGCAACCTCATCCcctcaaaaaggaggaggaggacccACCATATGTTAAAGTTGAGGTGGTGGACATTCCCAAGTGGACTAGTGAGCCCTTAAAGGGTGAAGATGGACGTCCGAGTGAAGCCAGCAGAGGGACGGAGCCTCTGAATGGCAGCAACAGTAGTTCAAAAGAAGGATCCCGAGCAGACAACCTCCTCGCTCGACCATCAAATAGTGACGACTTCACATCACGCTCACTGTTCT